A genomic region of Caenorhabditis elegans chromosome V contains the following coding sequences:
- the dnj-22 gene encoding J domain-containing protein (Confirmed by transcript evidence): MPLKPGANPYKILHLEKGCTDKEIQKAYRAQCLKWHPDKNLDNKEEAERRFIEAKEAFDFLYDKEKREEYDNREERIRMAQEHHSKRMAEADGKRKKLIEDLEKREKEFSNGGKRSADGSTPMTAAQQAKKKKTDQRNFKEEIEAIRRQLEKEVNEEVKQKATLMKTEREKHQKSQEKLTPRLLLKWKTSEGLDYSEDDIRKLFSTFGIISHISSAIEKKDRRKRILEFESGANAWGAELETGNAPMPEITCEWLQPPVETVKKASDEPVKSTNTGANNLEHMSLDDLEAQIMGGF, from the exons ATGCCACTCAAGCCCGGTGCAAATCCCTACAAAATTCTCCATCTCGAAAAGGGATGCACAGACAAAGAAATTCAGAAGGCATATCGTGCACAGTGTCTTAAATGGCATCCGgacaaaaatttggataatAAAGAAGAAGCCGAACGTAGATTCATTGAAGCCAAAGAAgcattcgattttttatatgaTAAAGAGAAACGA gaagaatATGATAATCGAGAAGAGAGAATTCGAATGGCTCAGGAACACCATAGTAAACGAATGGCTGAAGCAgatggaaaaaggaaaaagttaattgaagatttagaaaaaagagaaaaggagTTTTCCAATGGTGGAAAACGGTCAGCAGATGGATCAACTCCAATGACAGCAGCACAACAagctaaaaagaagaaaaccgATCAAAGAAACTttaaagaagaaattgaagcaATTCGGAGGCAGTTGGAGAAAGAAGTCAACGAAGAGGTGAAACAGAAGGCAACATTGATGAAAACAGAAAGGGAAAAGCATCAGAAaagtcaagaaaaattaactCCTCGATTacttttgaaatggaaaacatCAGAAGGATTAGACTATTCTGAAGACgatattcgaaaattattttcgactTTTGGAATCATATCTCACATATCTTCGGCAATAGAGAAAAAAGATCGACGGAAACGAATCCTCGAATTTGAGTCGGGAGCAAATGCATGGGGAGCTGAACTTGAAACTGGGAATGCTCCGATGCCTGAAATTACGTGTGAATGGTTACAACCACCGGTGGAAACTGTGAAGAAAGCTTCGGATGAGCCAGTAAAATCAACTAATACGGGTGCCAACAATTTGGAGCACATGTCTTTGGACGATCTCGAAGCACAAATTATGGGTGGATTctaa
- the T23B12.6 gene encoding BTB domain-containing protein (Confirmed by transcript evidence) yields MAHQPCSSSSFSNDSGSDYIVNLNVGGRIFATSCNTLTWIPDSFFTSLLSGRMNSVKDPSGAIFIDRDPDLFRVILNYLRTKQVDLCGIKVDTLKHEALFFGLTPLIRRLTLCEELSSTSCGSVYFCGMIPPPDMPLENLPNEKSRSPMYSNSSETSTNNSKNKSNGSPRHRGHSKKQSTDMSRYIKNELSELAKSKSQPDRDTDPMKVRMIRAHICSIVVAYSYFVCVYRVTEWNTYVLLWKSPRARTYVSHIAVNTKIAATVAERLVAVSFQDDTIGLWHIDDEGKTEKKGLFSMNVSIDNLFFVGTQMVALSKSGKVGIWHSATQNWQAQDVQPISCYDTAGSSLILGCANGSMNHIDMQKFPLRMKDNDLLVTELFRDPNGETITSLSVFLTPKTSACGNWIEIAYGTSNGVVNLILQHPETAGHQPVLFQSYNIHNSPVQRVSLNTSHLISVCSEYNHVRSWNVTRFRGMINTQPGTVPLASFKVLTLDSIDETTDRQYNHPGPYGDQDSEQVLIQRLIPNAQKLFVRLASTGERICTVDSVEDSPITAFCVHELDGQKLGSRLRKYLFCGNGNGSVQVWDLTSALDQFHLKNGSHPQQQQVNPPAAANQSELIKPQLAQSPRSLINLSNYSGGPTPQELLDVIDDNDICCSTPSLSRCPSAAFQ; encoded by the exons ATGGCACATCAACCGTGTTCATCGTCATCTTTCTCAAATGATTCGGGGTCAGACTACATTGTAAATTTGAACGTTGGCGGGAGGATATTTGCTACAAGTTGCAACACGCTCACCTGGATTCCGGATTCATTTTTCACTAGTCTGTTGAGCGGTCGAATGAATAGTGTTAAAGATCCGAGTGGTGCCATTTTTATTGATAGAGATCCTGACTTGTTTCGAGTTATTTTGAACTATTTGAGAACGAAACAAGTTGATTTATG TGGTATAAAAGTCGACACTTTGAAACATGAAGCTCTTTTCTTCGGACTAACTCCACTAATCCGCCGTCTAACTTTATGTGAAGAACTGAGTTCAACTTCATGTGGATCTGTGTACTTTTGTGGAATGATCCCACCACCTGATATGCCTCTTGAAAACTTACCAAATGAGAAAAGTCGCTCACCTATGTATTCTAATTCTTCTGAAACATCGACAAATAATTCCAAGAATAAATCAAACGGGTCGCCCAGACATCGTGGACATTCCAAAAAACAGTCAACGGATATGAGTAGATAT ataaaaaatgaGCTATCTGAGCTAGCAAAGTCGAAAAGTCAACCAGACCGCGACACGGATCCAATGAAAGTTCGAATGATTCGAGCACATATATGTTCAATTGTTGTAGCATATTCCTACTTTGTATGTGTATATAGAGTTACTGAATGGAATACATATGTTCTATTGTGGAAATCTCCAAGAGCACGTACCTATGTATCACACATTGCGGTCAATACTAAGATCGCAGCTACAGTTGCGGAACGATTAGTCGCAGTTTCTTTTCAAGATGATACAATAGGATTGTGGCATATCGATGATGAAggaaaaaccgagaaaaaag gattaTTCTCGATGAACGTCTCAATTGACAATTTATTCTTCGTTGGAACTCAAATGGTGGCTCTTAGTAAATCaggaaaagttggaatttggCATTCTGCAACACAAAATTGGCAGGCACAGGACGTTCAACCAATCTCATGCTATGACACAGCTGGGTCATCTCTTATTTTAGGATGTGCAAATGGAAGTATGAACCATATAGACATGCAGAAATTCCCATTACGAATGAAGGATAATGATTTGCTGGTGACAGAACTGTTCAGAGATCCAAATGGAGAAACAATAACTTCTTTATCTGTTTTTCTAACTCCAAAAACAT caGCCTGTGGTAATTGGATCGAAATCGCATATGGAACGTCGAATGGAGTTGTCAATCTCATTTTACAACATCCTGAAACTGCTGGCCATCAGCCAgttctttttcaaagttacaaTATTCACAATTCTCCAGTTCAACGGGTTTCCCTGAACACATCTCACCTGATAAGCG TTTGTTCCGAATACAACCACGTCAGATCTTGGAATGTAACCCGTTTTCGTGGAATGATTAATACTCAACCTGGAACTGTACCTCTGGCATCATTTAAAGTACTCACTCTGGATTCAATTGATGAGACAACTGATAGGCAATATAATCATCCGGGACCTTATGGAGATCAAGATTCAGAACAGGTTCTTATTCAACGACTGATTCCAAATGCTCAGAAACTTTTCGTTAGATTAGCTTCTACTGGAGAAAG aatttgcaCAGTTGACTCTGTAGAGGACTCGCCGATAACTGCGTTCTGTGTACACGAGCTTGATGGACAGAAGTTGGGAAGTCGATTAAGGAAATATTTATTCTGTGGAAATGGAAATGGAAGTGTTCAAGTATGGGATTTAACTTCAGCACTTGACCAATTTCATCTTAAAAATGGATCACATCCACAGCAACAACAAGTGAACCCACCTGCTGCTGCAAATCAATCGGAACTTATCAAACCGCAATTAGCACAGTCCCCAAGATCGTTAATCAATTTGTCAAAT TATTCCGGAGGACCTACCCCACAAGAGCTTCTCGACGTGATTGATGACAATGACATCTGCTGCTCGACACCTTCTCTTTCCCGTTGTCCATCTGCTGcttttcaatag
- the T23B12.5 gene encoding Post-GPI attachment to proteins factor 2 (Confirmed by transcript evidence): MPTYRFEASRGPVVLGSFQLKHAFQAAVTMPAAGIVLAFLIGYSIHTSLMYNYSWGCRIVYLPSVSRLLNLPLERIFWNFLSLSSVPLQLFVVLRQYMLTFSTSNKLQLLRITLVISSVFQTLFLTLLATVGERESGDFHVAFFSGFAVSTIVNYSVFTILMKFTASKESPKHGRRRVAVLLGLVVTLPTIFIAFIAHNVFCVKGAYEAFAIFEYLTIFLIYAFHMSNFYLFSNPSHRILICQQNGKIKGVRI, translated from the exons ATGCCTACATATCGCTTTGAAGCTTCACGTGGACCTGTAGTGCTTGGAAGTTTCCAGCTAAAACATGCATTTCAAGCAGCTGTCACCATGCCTGCTGCAGGAATAGTTCTTGCTTTTCTGATAGGATATTCAATTCATACTTCGCTAATGTACAATTATTCATGGGGATGTAGG ATTGTTTATTTACCTTCTGTATCTCGTTTATTAAATCTTCCCCTTGAAAGGatattttggaactttttatCTTTATCCAGTGTACCACTTCAATTATTTGTAGTACTTCGACAGT ATATGCTGACATTTTCAACATCAAACAAACTTCAGTTACTTCGAATAACTCTAGTGATcagttcagtttttcaaacgTTATTTCTCACCCTACTTGCGACAGTTGGTGAACGGGAAAGTGGAG actttCATGTGGCATTTTTCTCGGGTTTCGCAGTTTCTACCATAgtcaattactcagttttcacAATTCTTATGAAATTCACCGCATCGAAAGAAAGCCCAAAGCATGGCCGCCGACGTGTTGCAGTACTTCTTGGTCTTGTAGTAACGCTTCCAACTATTTTCATTGCGTTTATCGCTCacaatgttttttgtgttaaagGAG catACGAAGCATTCGCAATATTCGAATATCTCACAATTTTCTTGATCTATGCATTCCACATGTCGAACTTCTACTTGTTTTCCAATCCTTCTCATCGGATACTCATTTGCCAACAAAACGGGAAAATTAAGGGAGTTAGAATATGA
- the nssp-57 gene encoding TransThyretin-Related family domain (Confirmed by transcript evidence), protein MRLQLLIFVLFANLVISRKHYKGRKYDLTLFVRNHNVSDATFFRLVGVDNTADFNVSAGNTFEHTFEVRRKGYWTLFVEFPGDRYAKSPRKIISRDSYRKWVMEVYYYPGAVGFSEWHKLSRRGEMHIHG, encoded by the exons atGAGGTTACAATTGCTAATCTTCGTGTTGTTTGCCAATCTTGTAATTTCACGTAAACACTACAAGGGACGAAAATACGATTTAACGCTGTTCGTTCGAAATCACAATGTCTCCGATGCGACATTCTTCCGGCTCGTTGGCGTTGATAACACTGCAGACTTTAATGTATCAGCTGGAAATACTTTTGAGCACACTTTTGAG GTGAGAAGGAAAGGCTATTGGACGTTATTCGTTGAGTTCCCCGGAGATCGGTACGCAAAGTCACCAAGAAAA ataatatcTCGTGATTCGTATCGCAAATGGGTGATGGAAGTGTACTACTATCCGGGTGCCGTTGGTTTTTCTGAATGGCACAAATTATCTCGACGAGGTGAAATGCACATTCATGGATAA